DNA from Daucus carota subsp. sativus chromosome 1, DH1 v3.0, whole genome shotgun sequence:
GTAATTTGTCAGTGAAGGGGAGTTTCGAGGCATCTTTTAAAGCAGGCATCCCATTCATCGAGGACGGTAAAATTACATTCAAGTTGGAGGCTTCTGAACAATATACCTGGGGAAAAACTAAGGAAGCAGAAGAAAAAATATCCACTTCCTACAAGGTAACAATAGCACCAAAGACAAAAGTGACCGTGCGAATTGTGGCAACCCGTGGTATTTGTGATGTCCCCTTTTGTTATGATCAGCGCGACGTTCTTTATACCGGGGAAACAGTCATCACTCAAATGGACGACGGGGTTTACACTGGCGTCAATAACTATTCTATCTACACCGAAGAAAAAGAGGAACCTCTGAATCAGAGTACTCGGATAACAGCAGCTGCAGGTTTCAAGAGGGTTGCTAAGGTGTCACAGTCAGGTGTGATAACCCGTCTTAAACATCCCATAATCAGCTACGGACGAGGCTATTAGTCGATCAGTACTCTAAGCTGTAACGATCAGGTGTGATACCCGTCTTAAACATCCCATAATCAGCTACGGGTGAGGCTATTAGTCGATCAGTACTCTAAGCTACAAATgctttttataactaaataaataaagacTAATAAGTCTATGAGGAAAACTATCCTGAATACTTTCTATGTTGAAGCTGTGATTTTCAAGTTGTGCTGTTGGGACCAGGACTGTCTAATAACTTGTAGATGGTCTATGTTGAGAAATAAAACAGAGTCCTGAGATTATAATTGGTGTACTCTTTATACAATATaatcttattatatattattccaTGTTTTACACTTAATTTTCtttcaattattatattaaacgaaatataataataatctttCAGATGGCTATTACTTCGATCCTATGTGAATGCTAAGGGGAAATCACTTGAATCTTTGAGAGATGAAAGTTTTGCTTCGACAAACTCATGAATAGCTCTATACTTTTCGCTATAATGTAGATCTTCTCCTGTTAACACTACTTTGTTCTACCAAACCATCACTTTTGTCATAATATTGTTCCATGGTATCCTTTTTTTCCATTGCTAATtcctcttttttgttttttaaaggaCTAGCATTCTCCTCCTTGTTTGTTCGTTGCTTTCAAACAATTTCATATTAACTTATTACAAGCTTCTTTTCCTAATTTACAAATTGAAGATTTTATTAAACCCTCTTAAACTATCTGTTTCATTCTCctgttaacaatttaaagtgCAGCTTTCATATGGTTCGACAGCTGTGGAACTCAGAATAAGTGCACtatcttttttgtttttctagatttttttttgtcgcAGTTTGTGACTTTGTGGCAAAGAAAATTCTAAGAGATTTGCAGCAAGTTCTTTTAGCAGAATGTGAATACACTGACTAATGTATATGAATTAATAAATTGAActctaataaatacatattttacagTTATTACTTcggtaatattttaattagtaaaaaaaagtGAATACCTATATGGCTTGTATGAACTAGATAAATTACTTGCTAGATCTGCATACTTATCATCTTAAAAGCTGAAAGTCACATTGGCTTATATGGATTATATGTTAACCATATATTGTTCGAATACAAGTAGCATCTCAGTctattgtaaatataaataaataaaagtactaattaaatcatatttattcAAACGGAAGGAAAATAGatatctaaaaatataatttatatatatataaattttaatttttagtaaatATAAAGTGCAACAActactatattattataaatacctAGTATAAAGAATAAAACATGGAGTTGTTTCCACATAAAACgtgttttttcaaataaaatttgagtgaattacttatgaaaaaaaagatgaaagaaGGATTTCTTATGTATGCCCGGGTGTCTGTTTGAatgtgaaaattattaaaagatgAAAATAGTCTTGGATAAATCTGGAGCACTGCGTTTGTTCTAAGCGGATTGCAAATGTTTTCACACATTCAGAAAAagcattaaaaatttataaagttaATTGAAGCTCTTCTCCAGCCTTTCATATTTCTATCAAAATACTGATCAACTTAACTTTTTTGAACTAGCGGTACAGAGAATAGATTCTGGATGTTGGAAAAGTTGATCTTACAGGAAACCCTAAAATCAACTAATCTAAGTTACGAAagagaataaaaaatttaagccACAAAGCACTTGTCCCAGTTTGTTCACCTTACAGATTTgaagataaatataaataatattgaaaaaaGTAGCTAGCATATGTTAGAATGACAGTTGTAGAATATTATATGAAAGGACCACAAAAGTAGTACGAAATTATTTTACCCCATGCATTGTGTTTAAGCATCTCATCCACACTTTGACggattttctttcaaaaaagacTGGGAATCCAGTACTACTTTTTGTCAGAGAGGGTCATTGTAGCTATTACCAGAAATTTAGGTAATTGATACAATTATAATATCGAGCATATAATTTCACGAGCTAAAGAAGATGTTCACATTATATTATTTCCCATATAAAGGATTGAGTGGCGATATAATAAGCACTACAATAAACAAGCCCATTCACAACAGATAACTTATAACGTATTGTGCGTAGTAAGTTTAGCAATTATGATATATAGTGAACTTACAAAAAAGTTGCTGATATTTCCTAGTGACAGTCTTAGAATATACTGTGGGAACTGGGAAGATGAGAAAAGTGGTAATGCTTTACTCCATTATACTAGGTTATGCCTAATCAAGGATCCGATCCCGCACTCGAGGATTCTTTTTCCTTTCTATAAAGGCAGGGAATCCAGTAAGATGATTACGGTAATTCGGGTCGAGCAACCCGAGTTTCGAGCCGGACATAATTCCAGTCGGGCGAGCCGACTTGTTTCACTTAATCGAGCCAAAATCTTTGTCcaaactcgactcgtttaatttgacgagtcgagtcgagccagcacgtttagctaaacgagcatGTTTTAACGAGTCGGTCGAGCTGGGATATTTAATTTCACACTTACTCGAGCATAAAACTCTACACGAACTCGGCTTGTTTAATTTTATGAATCGAGTCGGGCCAGCTCATTTAATTAAACGGGTATGAAATCTTATTCGAGCCGAGCTGGTATACGAGCTCTAGCTGCTCGCGAGCAgctcgactcgaattacaggcCTAATTTCCTCTGTTATAAAGGGCCATCAGGATATGAAGATTACAGGCACTCTCTAACTGAAACATATACACTACTCTAATATAATACAGCAAGAAGAAAATGAGTCAACAAGTTGTAGCTTTGCCAAGGTTTGTTGAGTTCCGGTCACAAAATAGCAATAAGTTATTGCGATATGTGAAGGAAGATGGGGCGGTGAAGGGGTTTGTCCAGTTCTCTGGTGATGATGTAGGGAGCGCAGACGCAAAGTTTGAAGTTCACAGGTCAACAACTGTGAATGGACTGGTACACATAAGAAGCTGTTACAACAACAAGTTCCTGCAGGTGTTGGACAACACGCACAACTGGCTTGCTGCCAAGGCTGATAAGCCTGACGAAGACCAATCGAGTCGTTCTTGTACACTGTTGAGGCCTACTTCTGTGAATGGGAATCCTAAAACAATCCGTCTTACCCATGTTAATCTTAAACTTAATCTATGCTTTTGGCGTGGTGACCCCTATTATGCATGCGTAATTGCATACTACtcagatccagatgctggatcCTGTGATGTGTTTAATGTCATCGATTGGCAATCACTTGTGATACTTCCCAAATATGTTACGTTTAAGGGTGCTAACGATAAATTTCTTAGTACCCTCTTGTTTCATAGTAATACGTACCTTTCGTTTTCAACAACTGATCTGGACCGTGATCCACTCAGTGCCGGGAATGAGATTGTGCAGACTTCAAACGGTAACATCAGCATTCGTAACTTGAAAGATAAGTACTGGATGTCAAGCACGGAATGGATTTTTGCCGATTCAACAGATCCCACAAGTAGAAACTCAATATTTCAGCCAGTTAAATGCAGCGACGGCACAATAGCGCTTCGAAACCTAGCAAATAATTACTTCAGCACCATGATGACCAGCGGAAACATTAGAGATTGTCTAAATGTTGGTTCTACTGCAATCACTAGGTTTGCCAAATTGAAGGTGTCAGAGTTTGTCATGTCAAAGACTATCGAAAATATAAACTTCCGGCTCATGGATGCAAGGATCTACGATGAGAACGTGCTCGTGATGGTCAGTTCAACTTACGCCAACCAAGGCAATTCAACCCAGGAGCAGAACTTTAACCTCTCGTACAGAAATAGGAGGTCAAGTACTTGGAACTGTAATTTCTCGGTGAAGGAGAGTTTCCAAGCATCTTTTAGCGCAGGCATCCCAGTAATCACGGATGGTAAAATTACATTCGGGTTTGATGTTTCTGAACAATATACCTGGGGAGAAACTAAGGAAACAGAAGAAACAATATCCACTTCCTACAAGGTAAATATAGCACCAAAGACAAAAGTGACCATGCGAATTGTGGCAACCCGTGGTATTTGTGATGTCCCCTTTTATTATGATCAGCGTGACGTTCTTTATACTGGGGAAACAGTGGTCACTCAAATGGACGACGGGGTTTACACTGGCGTCAATAACTATTCTATCTACGCTGAAGAAAAAGAGGAACCACTGAGTCAGAGTACTAGGATAGCAGCTGCTGCAGGTTTCAAGAGGGTTGCTAAGGTGTCGCCAACAGGTGTGATAACCCGTCTTAAACATCCCATAATCAGCTACGGGCAAGGCTATTAGTCGATCAGTACTCTAAGCTATTAATGCTTTTTATAACTACATAAATAAGGACTAATAAGTCTATGAAGAAACCTATCCTGAATATTTTCTATGTTGAAGCTGTGATTTTCAAGTTGTGTTGTTGGGGCCAGGACCGTCTAATAACTTTTAGATGGTATATGTtcaaaaataaaacagagtCCTGAGATTATTAATTGGTGTTCTCTTTATGCATGTCTTAATATGCTTTTAACTCTCATGATTGGGGGTGTGTAGCGATTAAATAAAAGGCATCGGTTAGCTACTTATTCATTAATACAATGATCACAAGATATGCTTATCATACATATGAAAGTTGTTTACACATCACAAGTTTTTCCAGTGTaatacaaatttgaaaataaatcctTGCATAAAAGAGAGAGACCGAAACTTCTTTAAGCAAATACACAGAATTCATGAATCATCGTCGAAAACAAGTTCTAATATTAAAGAGGAGAATGCAGCGGAGAAGTTTCTAATTCCATGAAGTCAACTTCTCACCGTTCGGATATGGTATACAAGAACATGCTACACAGGGATGCAAAACATAGTACATTAACTTAAGCGGAAAACAGTCCATTCGAAAGTTTTGGTGTCACAATCAAAACGACGTTGCACATCTACAAATCCACAATTCTTTAAAACCTAAAACAAGCAAATCTACACAATCCAAATATGGCATAACTATTTTGAAAGTAAAGCAAAATcaagatatatttatttttgaaattagaaAAGAAATACTTGAAACTTATTAATTTCCACATGCTAGATACCAATTATTCAACGGAGCAATTTAAGAAAAGTAGAAAAACTTACAAGTGTCTTAAACAAGTCCTCAACACCTAGTTTGCCCTTTGAAGACGCGAATCCCTGGTGTAACAGCAGAGTCTTCGAGGTCAAGTGTGTCGTCGCAGCTTGTTGGCTCCACCAGATCCCACAATGAGCTGGGTGAAGGTTTGAACTGGGTGGGAGAATATGGAACCCTATTTGGGGAACGAAGGTGTTCAACGGAAACATGTTACACAGGGATGGCAACGGTCGGGACGGTTTGTATCCGGACTGGATTATTATTTTTGGGGTCGGTTCGGGTCTTGGTTCGGatatctaaaataaaatctaaatatgatTTTCTGGGTTTCgcttcgggttcgggtttgattcgaataaaatttaatataataaaattaaataaaaatttaaaattatatacttataaaaaatatgatgatttttttttaaatttaggaatATAAAAAAGGGGCATCACATGTTTCATTTagtacaataaacacgtgaaacatgttaatttaattgtttacaatcattcaactaatcgtttatatttttattatattttgattatgtaatatgtaatgcacaataatgaagaaaaatgTAATGTTggtgaaatgaatataaattcagTATCgcgcatataaaattaagtaaaatgttataTACATaactaataattcataatatttcaatatatatattatatatttaacacaCTCACacgtatatataatattttgtatgggGTTTTTATCGGGTTTCAGGTTTGGATTGGGTTCAAATCGGTTTATGGATTTCGGGTTGGGTCTGGATTCAGAATATTTAAGATCCAGATCCTAACTTTTTTGTGTCTAAAAATAAAATGCATATTCAGGtccagatccaaaaaaatcATGTTAGGATAAATCCAATCAGTTCAGAACGGGTCTGATAGCCATGGAGTTGGGTAAAACTGTCATCCCTGTACACAAGATGGAGGACATGCTACATGCACTTAAATGGAAAATAGTTCATTTGAAAGTTTTGACGTCACCGTATGGATCTTCTTGTTGCACTTCTACAAATCGGCAGTTCTTTAAAACCTGAAACAAGCAAATTTACACAATCCAAATATGATATAACAATTTTAAAAGTAAAGCAAAATCAAGATACAtttgttttgaaattaaaagaagaagaaacagTTGAAACTTATAATTCCACTTGAGAGTTACCAATTATTCGGTGGAAAAGTATAAGAAAGTACAAAACCTTGCAAGTGTCAAAGACCAATGGAGCAtagacttttcttctttttccttctAAGATTGTCTCCGGGCTAACATTTACAGATTGCTAGTCTCTTTCAATGACTGGAGTGAATGATGATCTGTCTTTAAGGAATCGAGCCACAGCTCTGCACTCATTATGCATAAAATATGAGATCAGTTGCAGGAAAGGAAAGTTTatcttaaaaactaaaaacaaaatattataaatgacgAAGAAGTTTACCTCATCCTTGCAGATAATGGTTCACCTTCTGATTTCCGCGAGAAGGAGCAACCATGAGAGGTATCATGTGGCcctgtttaaatatatatgcaTGATATTTATAATTGTGCACACATTAACAAATTTACTGAACACCCAAATAAGAGCTCAACAACCAAAAGTTTAATCAGTCTACCTGGTGAATGCAAAAAATATAGTTCctgcaaaaaaatataattagttcaaatatgtgttaaaaacttaaaatgtTTTAGCATGTGGATCACCCATCTAGATATTGAAAGTGGTTTACATAAAttcatctttatatatattaataaacatACGTCATCACAAGAAATCCTGATTTCTGGATTATATGGACCTTCATCATGTGTGCCCTTCGAAGACACCATTACTTCGTCAGACCCTGGTGTAACAATAGACTcatctttataaatattaataaatttaaatgttgCACGACTGAGAATCATCCGATTGTTGAAACAAaagcttttcttatctctaaga
Protein-coding regions in this window:
- the LOC135150623 gene encoding uncharacterized protein LOC135150623, whose product is MSQQVVALPRFVEFRSQNSNKLLRYVKEDGAVKGFVQFSGDDVGSADAKFEVHRSTTVNGLVHIRSCYNNKFLQVLDNTHNWLAAKADKPDEDQSSRSCTLLRPTSVNGNPKTIRLTHVNLKLNLCFWRGDPYYACVIAYYSDPDAGSCDVFNVIDWQSLVILPKYVTFKGANDKFLSTLLFHSNTYLSFSTTDLDRDPLSAGNEIVQTSNGNISIRNLKDKYWMSSTEWIFADSTDPTSRNSIFQPVKCSDGTIALRNLANNYFSTMMTSGNIRDCLNVGSTAITRFAKLKVSEFVMSKTIENINFRLMDARIYDENVLVMVSSTYANQGNSTQEQNFNLSYRNRRSSTWNCNFSVKESFQASFSAGIPVITDGKITFGFDVSEQYTWGETKETEETISTSYKVNIAPKTKVTMRIVATRGICDVPFYYDQRDVLYTGETVVTQMDDGVYTGVNNYSIYAEEKEEPLSQSTRIAAAAGFKRVAKVSPTGVITRLKHPIISYGQGY